The Carassius auratus strain Wakin chromosome 30, ASM336829v1, whole genome shotgun sequence region GTCTGGGAGATTCCAGCATGAACCAGAAAAccggccaatcagaagagcttgTGTCCTGCTCAGATTGTGGCCGTTCTGGTAAAACAACCACACATACTTTCACCTGCTTGCTTTCTTTGGATTTTTCTCGACCAAATTATCACTGACTGATTCTCTGTTCTCAGGTCACCCCTCGTGTCTGCAGTTCACTCCAGTGATGATGGCTGCTGTGAAAACCTATCGCTGGCAGTGCATTGAATGCAAGTGCTGTAATATGTGTGGAACCTCAGAAAATGATGTGAGTTTGGTAACCACTATCCAACCATAAAAATGTATCAACTGTATTTTACCTAACTTCCAAAGAGACAATTAATGTGTAAAACGGTTCCCTCCCTCGGTTCATTATGCATCCCTGTTTGGATTGTCTGTGAAGTAGTTTCTTATGCTTTGCTACAGGACCAGCTGTTGTTCTGTGACGACTGTGATCGGGGATACCACATGTACTGCCTCTCGCCCCCTATGTCTGAACCTCCTGAAGGTAAAATAAAGCAACATgcaataatacacacacaccactgttAAAGTTTGGGGgtacattttatgtatttgttttatttaattttttatgaatacCTTTTACttagcaataatgcattaaactgatcagaagtgacattaaagacattagaatgttacataaatgcatataaagtccattgagctttctgttcatcaaagagtcCTGGTCTTAGGTTTCCAGTTGTAGAGTgattataatatgaaatgtttcttgagcaccaaatcagcatatcaaaatGATTCCTGaatgatcatatgacactgaaaactggattaATTGCTGCTGAAATTTCAACATTGCTATCACAGGAGTACGTTTTGAGCAGTAGCCAATGCTCATCAAAACACGTACAACTGacttaaggctggaatacactgtTACTGTGCCCCAGATTTGTGCTCTGATTTACAGTCTGAGCAAGTTGACGCAATTGCCGAAAGTCAGAGCAAGATTTGAGTTTGAGTTTACTATTTAATTTCATAGAAAACTGCATAGTGAATGATGGTCgcagatattttttttagctttagacTGTCAGTGCATCCAGTCGCACAAtatacatgtttaatattttgaactgaacacattattttcattttgtcatgTGTCTTCTAGCAAATAGGCATGGGTTTCATGAAATTACTTGAAAGTCTGGTAATATGTGATCCTCAGTCGTTAAGTGTACGATTCCCAGTTTTTCTTCTGTGACTGTTTACAGCAAGTGTGTGATGCCTAGTGTTTTTCAAATCTGTAagattttaaatcagatttttaaaGTCATGTAGTGTATCACCAGCCTTAACATAGAGCTGAATCATGCATTTGTTTGGATAAAAAGGTCAATTTAGTTCAAAGAACAATATGAATGAGATTATACGTTCATTTATCAAGTGTTATCACAAGTGAATAATTGCCTTATTCTATTCTTTACAGGAAGTTGGAGTTGTCATCTGTGTTTGGCTCTCCTGAAAGAGAAGGCCTCTATATACCAGAATCAGAATGCACCGCCCTCATGATGGCCTTTTGGAAAAACAGACCCTCTTTCTCATAGTTTCCTCCAAGATTCGTCTGTTCAGTTTAAGCGAATGAAACAGATCAAACAAAAGTTGTAGTGAAACAGAAAAGGGTCGGCCACCTTGCCCAGCCCCACAGACACAAATAGAGGGAGTGAGAAAAAGTGTGCCCTCTTTCTCTTAGTTCTTTCACATCTCAACAGGTTTGATCTCTGTATGACTGTTACACAGTTCCAAGCTTCAAACTACCCCTGCTCTTTGTTTTCAACTATTAGCCGCCACACAACTAACACAGCTCTTCCATAGCAAACATCAAAGCCAGCCAGAAACTCTCTCGACCCTTACAGCAGTACATACTTGGAGGAAGTCACTATGAGAATATTATGACTCTGTTTTTGAGTTCCTGCTCATATTAGACCTGATATTTCCACCTGTTCCTGCAGACACTGtttaacagaaaacaaataattagcTGCAGTTTATATCAGCCACAATAAATATTGCATATTCAGCCATATCCAAAATAATCTGTCTGTACTGACACTGTGCTTATCTCGGAGAGGAATAGTTGAAATCAATCAGCATGCCAATGCTTGTTCATAATaagcaaaatagaaaagaaacaatgtgtttttgtatatttatacatttgtaatgcATATAAAGGTGTGCCGTATTTAAGATCTTAAACAGTAGAAAAAGGTTTATTGTGATGGGAGTTGCttggagtttttttattttttttggtggtaATAATAGCATCTGTATATGCCACTGAAGCACAGAGTCTAGCAGTCTTTACTAACTAATGGGTTAAGGGTGCAGGTAAGGCTAGTGATTTAAATTACATTGTTATATTgttaatttttgcattttaagaCGCCCTTCAAAAATtggttaaaatttaattaaaggtgGTTAAGACATCAGGTAAACGAGGAATAGGATTGAAAGAggactaaaaaagaaaaagtccaGTATAAAAGAACGTTGAAAAACTATAATAACCGGCAATTAATTGAGATCTAGAACAATGTATTGGAGGCTACACTGAGGTCAGTTTGTGGATGTTCATAGTTTGATAGATTCTACCAAGAATGGTCAAAAAGATTTCTATACTGTAAGGAAATATGTGGACAAAAACTTGCCATAACTGTCATGTTTACTGTGAAGACATTTCATTAATTACAGTCATACATATGACATAAccatattattttattagattaacATTAAATTGCCAATTGCCAGCTTGTGTAGGATATTGAAACAAACAGGTCTGCCTCTGAATGTGAGCTGTGTTAAATAACCGTTTAATCAGTATACCCAGAAACCACCATTGAGGAACAGAGATATCAGAATGACTTTGAGCGTCACATGCTTGGTTAGacagtacatttattttagtatGACTTAACCAAGAGACTGCTTTAAGTCCTTTAATATGAGGTCTGTATTGACATCTTTATGGCATCAGATATGTGCCATTTAACTCTAGTTTTTAAGGAAACTGGTAAAATTGTCATTCCTTTTTGTCAAACCGGTataactttcttctgtggaacataaaaggaaactagaaatgtttgttttggtCACCATTGACTCCTGTTTTATGCACAATAGTGCGGTTcccaactttcttcaaaatatcttctctagCATTCCACAGgaaaaagtaagtcatacagcTTCTGAATGCCATGAGGGTAACTAAACGGTGACAGAATTGtagtttttaattattgattGAATTATTGTAGTGAAGACAGAAAGTGACCCAGTGCTAAACTCAATTCGATACAGATGTGAAGTGTGGTATTTGCTGAATTTGCCAGAGCTTAGTCTGACTTCCTAGAGCAAGCTGAGGCAGATATACAGCctgtttcaaatgttttcagCATTTCCCTGTCTTCTATTGCCATTTACCTTCACAGTCCAGCCAAAACTTCCTTTGTTTAAAGAATAAATCTGGAGCACTGCACACAGTCGGCTCTTTAACCCTGTTCTTTGTAAATGTATACCGAATGAAGAAGTGAATTGACCTGAGATGAGTTCTGTGTACTCTGTTAGTCTTCAGTTTCAAAATAACTGCAGACCTCCATAAAGGTTTAGGCTTATATCAGATACTGATACATTAATTATTGCTAATGGCATTCATAACATTCACAGGATcttatcattgttttatttttcattctcagTTTAGCTTCTGCATGTCTACCGTACATGGACATTTATACATAACACATAACATTTAGCTCACACTCACTCTGTTGTACTCTCACAGTACCAGCATAGGAAAGAATTATGGGAAATTAGATAACCCAGCTTTATGGTATCCGCCAAATAACTATTATTAAAAGAATTAGAAATTATAATGGTTTACTTTTCCGGtttcgttttttttattattattatttatttttactacaacCTTTATCTAAAGACAAAGTGGccatttattttcttgtttattttcttttgtaatttaattttgcttaaatttttttattgtttgttgggTTGGTTTTGGAGGATTCTTTTTTTGGTGTGTgaattgtacactttttttttgttttttttttttccccccaagaaAAATAAAACCCACATAACTGTATATGTTGTGTTCATGAGTTCTTGTTAACTTGTTCAGTACCTGTGTTTTGTACATTTACAATTAATACATAAAGCCCCTATTTAATTTACTGAAATTAGGAGTGTCCACAGATTAAACTCAACTAAAATCAATTAGAACTAAAATAATTAGAATTAGATTCAAATTCCAAATGTTTTAGGGTGAATTAAGAAATATCTTGACTGGGTTTAACGCTTGTTTTTAAGTCGTCTTCAGTATTTCTTGGAAATTTGCTGAGGTCCCCTTTTAAGCCCCTGTCCCTTTTTTGAGAACCACTACTTTTGCTATTTACAAAATAGatctttatttattgaatttatatttattttgaaagtattatttaataaGCACATTCAACAAATCATCAGAAGAAGTTTTCAATATTGTTGTTGTCAAGTGGCTgctaaatgttttctttaataattgtgtctaggcattttaaaataacatgccatagatttttatttttgttggatCTTAAAGTACTATTACAACATTTGATGTAGCCAAAGACATACAGACCACAAGGCTAAGTAACTTCCCATTAGTGTCTGACAAGATTAAGAAGCGAGCAGTTTTACAGTGACAGTGTAATGTCTAAAAGCAGAGGCATGCACAAAGTCATTCAAATATAGAAGTCAATCTGAATCAGAAGTCATATTCAGAGTTAACACAAACTCTATATTATTCCCTAGAAAAAAAGTGTCTGCCTGTTGAAGCACTGTTTCTGGATCATTGAGCAATTAAAAGCACCCGTGctataaaatgataaatgacagAGTGAACGATTACACGTTACTGCAAGACTTATTCTGGCTCATAGAGGCATGGCGATTCCAGCTGTTTGTGTCCCACTTTCGTTTATCTCCACACCGACAAAGTAGCAGTGCCTTGAAGGTGACCCGGAAGGACTCGTTGCAGAGGGCGTAGCACATGGGGTTGACCGTGCTGTTTACATAACACAGCCAGTATCCCAGCTGCCAGAGCTTTTCTGGCACACAGTATGAAATGGAAGCCAAAACCATGATGTTGTATGGCATCCACGTGAGGATGAAAGCAGACAAGATGGCACTTAGTGTCCGGGCCGCTTTTTTCTCTTTAATGATCATATTGATGCGATGTTTAGCTCTGAGCTGGTGGCAAATGCTGTGGTCTGACTTTTGGGGTGGTTTTAAGTGGAACTGGAGTCTGGTGGGACATCCAGCTGATGAGTTGAACTCTTGCACATCTTTGGTGTCCTCCGTTCTACTTTGCAGATCCTTCAACTCAGTTGCAGTTGGATTGGATGAAGATGCTCTCGCCTTGATGTTCTGCTCATGTTCCTCGTCTGTCGAAGAGGACAAGGCGCTGTCGTCCTCGTCTCTAGTGTTCCAGTTACTGTTGCTGTAAGCCGCCTTGTAACTCTCATGAGCTGACTTCTGCAAAATGGCTGCAGTTTTGTTTTCCGTTGAATTGAAACACCCAACAGACTTGTCTTTGGTTTTACCTTGTCCTTTTCTCCAATTTGTTTCCTTTGAGCGACTTAAGTTGCTCTTGGTACTGGTTTGATGCACTGAATGTTTGTCCAACCCATCCAAAACATTTCTAGGGTTCTTCACAGCCCCTACAAAACCAGCGAGTCCTTTTGCTCTGTTCTCAATTTCCCAATAAATTCGCCAATAAAGAATGATCATGATAGTGACTGGTAGGTAGAATGCAGCGAATGCAGTACCGTATGCAAGTGGAGGAACCTTCAAGAATGGGATAGAACAGGCCTGGGCTTCAGCTCCAGATGGTCGTCCTACCACATGAGGCCAAAACAAGATAGCAGGGCCCCATAGCACAAACGACACCACCCATGCGAGAGCGATCCATGCTGCTGCTGTCTTCGGAGTTCGCTTTGTTCGATAAGTCAGTGGTCGTGTGACTGCGAAGTATCTGTCGAAGCTTATGACCAGCAGGTTCATTACCGAGGCATTGCTCACTACATAGTCAAGTGTCAACCATAGATCGCAAGCTAGATGTCCCAGTGTCCAGCGGCCCATGATTATGTATGCAGTATATAGATTCATTGACACCGTACCCAAGATCAAGTCTGCCACCGCCAGACTCAGAAGATAGTAGTTACTGATGGTCTGTAACTGACTGTTGACCCGGACGGAGATGACCACTAAGGAGTTGCCCAGGATGG contains the following coding sequences:
- the LOC113049595 gene encoding muscarinic acetylcholine receptor M1-like yields the protein MNNTCISHTANLTMTPLGGHQVWEVVLIVLVTGPLSLITILGNSLVVISVRVNSQLQTISNYYLLSLAVADLILGTVSMNLYTAYIIMGRWTLGHLACDLWLTLDYVVSNASVMNLLVISFDRYFAVTRPLTYRTKRTPKTAAAWIALAWVVSFVLWGPAILFWPHVVGRPSGAEAQACSIPFLKVPPLAYGTAFAAFYLPVTIMIILYWRIYWEIENRAKGLAGFVGAVKNPRNVLDGLDKHSVHQTSTKSNLSRSKETNWRKGQGKTKDKSVGCFNSTENKTAAILQKSAHESYKAAYSNSNWNTRDEDDSALSSSTDEEHEQNIKARASSSNPTATELKDLQSRTEDTKDVQEFNSSAGCPTRLQFHLKPPQKSDHSICHQLRAKHRINMIIKEKKAARTLSAILSAFILTWMPYNIMVLASISYCVPEKLWQLGYWLCYVNSTVNPMCYALCNESFRVTFKALLLCRCGDKRKWDTNSWNRHASMSQNKSCSNV